From a single Haemorhous mexicanus isolate bHaeMex1 unplaced genomic scaffold, bHaeMex1.pri scaffold_124_ctg1, whole genome shotgun sequence genomic region:
- the LOC132322810 gene encoding immunoglobulin alpha-2 heavy chain-like has product MVSVTELCPLSLEIVTRPLNGGPSRALTVPSLISECKTNPEGIPALIRTNFSSEQSGPVWAGPVVPGLVSVGNPSGPSEHTCSHTWPASAQPGQSCSQILRVLLAPPCPPVPAGLWAAVTLLECGGDLQPPGGSLTLLCRVSGFDVGGFLMFWIRQSPGQGLEYVGSIRKEGWSSACAPSVQGRATISRDSGQSSVTLTMTDLRDEDSGSYFCARSGCTGGAYNAGCIDGAGHGPIPASSSSTVTICVPGTEIITAPPPSPNLHCFPQTPLVWSQISTTAFLYPKCPEPCN; this is encoded by the exons atggtcagcgtcaccgagctctgcccgTTGTCCCTGGAGATCGTGACCCGGCCCTTGAACGGCGGCCCAAG CCGGGCCCTGACGGTTCCTTCcctgatctcagagtgcaaaaccAACCCCGAggggatcccagccctgatcAGAACCAATTTCAGTTCG GAGCAGTCAGGGCCAGTGTGGGCGGGGCCCGTTGTTCCGGGACTGGTTTCTGTGGGAAACCCCTCGGGGCCCAGCGAGCACACCTGCAGCCACACCTGGCCAGCATCGGCCCAGCccgggcagagctgcagccagatcCTCAGGGTCCTTCTGgcacccccatgtccccctgtccccgcagggctctgggcagccgtgaccctgctggagtgcgggggggacctccagccccccggggggtccctgaCCTTGCTGTGCCGCGTCTCCGGGTTCGATGTCGGCGGTTTCCTCATGTTCTGGATCCGccagagccccgggcaggggctggaatacGTCGGGAGCATCAGGAAGGAAGGCTGGAGCTCCGCGTGCGCGCCGTCGGTGCAGGGCCGGGCCACGATCTCCAGGGACAGcgggcagagctcggtgacgctgaccatgaccgacctgcgggacgaggattccggatcctatttctgtgccaGATCTGGCTGTACTGGTGGTGCCTATAACGCTGGCTGTATTGATGGTGCCGGCCATggccccatcccagccagcagcagcagcaccgtgACCATCTGTGTCCCTGGCACAGAAATAAtcacggcccctcccccatccccaaaccTTCACTGCTTTCCCCAAACTCCCCTGGTTTGGTCCCAAATCTCCACCACAGCTTTCCTCTACCCTAAGTGCCCTGAACCCTGCAATTAA
- the METTL3 gene encoding LOW QUALITY PROTEIN: N6-adenosine-methyltransferase catalytic subunit (The sequence of the model RefSeq protein was modified relative to this genomic sequence to represent the inferred CDS: deleted 1 base in 1 codon) yields the protein MSDTWSSIQAHKKQLDSLRERLQRRRKQDPLGAADPRHDLSLATPPRTCSPAPSGPTQPGPTSGGVSSLGPTPGSAPSPPGGGAEGVPGEPPEPDPALERRLLLHLSDLATPLPTDAAAIRSAIAGGDAQVTLRAVESLLHKFAAQELIEVRRGLLHDGPALVTCADHSKLAAMAAAAAAGRRRGAEPAGGAGGGAGEGKEAKRCRRAAAASDVDLEIESLLSQQSTKEQQSKKVSQEILELLNTTTAKEQSIVEKFRSRGRAQVQEFCDHGTKEECVKASGGERPCRRLHFRRIINKHTDESLGDCSFLNTCFHMDTCKYVHYEIDTCAATPPRSPAHPRPRPRSPPPAPPTRGAPPDAGADRLFPPQWICCDIRYLDVSILGKFAVVMADPPWDIHMELPYGTLTDDEMRRLNIPVLQDEGFLFLWVTGRAMELGRECLNLWGYERVDEIIWVKTNQLQRIIRTGRARGHWLNHGKEHCLVGVKGNPQGFNRGLDCDVIVAEVRSTSHKPDEIYGMIERLSPGTRKIELFGRPHNVQPNWYQSHFLGGFLG from the exons ATGTCGGACACGTGGAGCTCGATCCAGGCCCACAAGAAGCAGCTGGACTCGCTCCGGGAGCGGCTGCAGCGGCGCAGGAAGCAGGACCCGCTCGGGGCCGCCG acccccgcCATGATCTCTCTCTGGCCACGCCCCCCCGCACCTGCAGCCCCGCCCCCTCCGGCCCCACCCAGCCCGGCCCCACCTCGGGGGGCGTGTCCTCGCTCGGCCCCACCCCTGGCTCCGCCCCCTCTCCACCCGGGGGCGGGGCCGAGGGTGTCCCGGGGGAGCCCCCGGAGCCGGACCCGGCCCTGGAGCGGCGACTCCTCCTTCACCTGTCGGACCTGGCCACGCCCCTGCCCACCGACGCCGCCGCCATCCGCAGCGCCATCGCCGGG GGCGACGCCCAGGTGACGCTGCGGGCGGTGGAGAGCCTCCTGCACAAGTTCGCGGCGCAGGAGCTGATCGAGGTGCGCCGGGGGCTGCTCCACGACGGCCCCGCCCTCGTCACCTGCGCCGACCACTCCAAGCTGGCCGCCATGGCTGCCGCGGCGGCGGcagggcggcggcggggggcggagccggcgggcggggcggggggcggggccggggaagggaaggaggccAAGCGGTGCCggagggcggcggcggcgtcGGACGTGGACCTGGAGATCGAGAGCCTGCTGAGCCAGCAGTCcaccaaggagcagcagagcaagaAG GTGAGCCAGgagatcctggagctgctgaacaCCACGACGGCCAAGGAGCAGTCCATCGTGGAGAAGTTCCGCTCGCGGGGCCGCGCCCAGGTGCAGGAGTTCTGCGACCACGGCACCAAGGAGGAGTGCGTCAAGGCCTCGGGCGGCGAGCGGCCCTGCCGCAGGCTCCACTTCCG ccGGATCATCAACAAGCACACGGACGAGTCGCTGGGCGACTGCTCCTTCCTCAACACCTGCTTCCACATGGACACCTGCAAGTACGTCCACTACGAGATCGACACCTGCGCCGCCACGCCCCCGCGAAGCCCCGCCCACCCGCGGCCACGCCCTCGctccccgcccccggccccgcccacCCGCGGCGCCCCGCCCGACGCCGGCGCCGACCGCCTCTTCCCCCC CCAGTGGATCTGCTGCGACATCCGCTACCTGGACGTGTCCATCCTGGGCAAGTTCGCCGTGGTGATGGCAGACCCCCCCTGGGACATCCACATGGAGCTGCCCTACGGCACGCTGACGGACGACGAGATGCGGCGCCTCAACATCCCCGTGCTGCAGGACGAGGGCTTCCTCTTCCTCTGGGTCACCGGCAG AGCCATGGAGCTGGGCCGGGAATGCCTCAACCTCTGGGG GTACGAGCGGGTGGATGAGATCATCTGGGTGAAGACCAATCAGCTGCAGCGGATCATCCGCACCGGGCGC GCACGGGGGCACTGGCTGAACCACGGCAAGGAGCACTGCCTG GTGGGGGTGAAGGGGAACCCCCAGGGCTTCAACCGGGGCCTGGACTGTGACGTCATCGTGGCCgag